The segment GCAGTGCTCAAGATGAAATTAGAACAATTCGCAGCTGAGGAGATAAATCGAAAGGACTTTGTTTCGGCCTCCCTATCGCTCTCTCGTACTTGCCGAATGAATTCCGAGAACACAAATAAAATCTCTCGCTTGGCGTGCTCTTTAAGCGTTTTGATTTAAGTTCTGGCcattgttatacccgatactcaaaatgagtattggggtatattagatttgtggtaaaagtggatgtgtgtaacgtccagaaggaatcgtttccgaccccataaagtatatatattcttcatcgacatcaatagccgagtcgattgagccctgtccgtccgtccgtctgtccgtccccttcagcgcctagtgctcaaagactataagagctagagcaacgatgttttggacccagacttctgtgatatgtcactgctacaaaaatatttcaaaacttcaccccgcccacttccgcccccataaaggacgaaaatctgtggcatccacaattttaaagatatgagaaaaccaaaaacgtagaattgtagagaatgcccatatctttaagactgcggaatctgaattggatcgttgtaatattatagccagcatcaagaaaacaatttcattttttctcgccctgtctctctctaacacacacgtagcataggcggctttgcttagagtaaaacattagcgcctagatctcagagactacacaagctagagcaaccaaatttgttatccacactcctaatatatcggaccgagacgagtttgtttcaaaatttcgccatacccccttccgcccccgcaaaggacgaaaatctggggatattcaaaaatctcagagactattaaggctagagtaaccaaatttggtatccgcactcctgttagattttactgtaaaacgtgtatctcaaaatttcaccccacccccttccgcccacacaaaggacgacaATCTGttccatccacaatattgcacattcgagaaaactaataacgcagaatcatagataatgaccatatctatcagattgctgaatctgaatctggatcagatcagatcatttttatagccaataggaacaaatcaatttgcagtggctacgcagcgcccgacgtcacgctcagactgattttctgtctctctcgcacgcactctttgtcgtgtcgttcaatattagcggcgtctgccggaggagagccatactgactaagtatcgtgtataactgtagagttgcggtgtccgcagcaactcacaacgttccccctcgttttattttatttgactTTAATGGGGGCTGAGCTACAGAAGCAGGTGGAGTCCGTCCATCCCTCGCTTCCCTCAGCTGTATCTTTAGTGGCGCTCTCTGTTTGCTTTAACATCGAGAAAGTTTTGCTCGAGTTTTCAGTCGAGGCAGCGACTCATAAAGCAGGCTGAAGTCCCACTCCTGGTTGTTTTTCCCTGAACTTgaggttttttttctttcctaGGTGCGAATTGGAAGGCAATGGGGCGGCAGGCCGCAAAACTTCTCTTTCTCTCCGGCAAGAAAAGGTCACTGAACAATTGACAAAGGGGCTTCTCACGCTCTCCGTTTTCCAGGGGTTCAACAAACGCCATTTAAAAGTTTTACATAATAGTTGGTCCCGGCACTTGTCAAGAGCCCATTAAGCCAAAGATCTTCCTGAAAATGATTTGAATTTCGCGGGTACTTTTAGCCATGTTTAGAACCAACAAGTAGGGCTGTCAGTTACATGAATTGCCAAGCAGTGTTGGAAAAGCGGGCgatatatatttacatatatccCTCTATTATATAAACAAGTTTTGGAGAATAGCCGTTGACGTCGCCCGATATCACTAGGCAAAAAAATTGAACCTTTTTTCCACTGTGAATCCAAAGGACTCTCTTATATAGATTTGAGTcttaaaaattatttaataattttcatttttttttcttagattttgtattttttcagAGGAGCTTTTTTTTACGTTTTGTAGTTTTACGTTCCTTCCCAAATGCCATTTAACCGTTAAAAACTgttttgtaaaaaaaaaacggttGTATTTCGAGTAACAGAATTAAACGCCCAAATGAGGCATTGAGgtttggtcaaacggctgcacCTTAACCGTTTATCTATTGATTGTTTCATACGATACCTTAAACGACACCTAATTAATAAACCTATCAATAGAATAAGAAAGCCTAAAATATAATTTATGTCAACTTTTGCTGAGTTTTCAAggtaaaaaataaaaaaaataaatatcaGGGCAAAAATTATATATCTTGAATTATAAAGATTAATATTTACCAGACGGTAAGCTTAACCTACAAAGTATTTACGTCGACTGATGGCTGCATTTATCAGCTTATCAGATTTTCAGAATTTCTATATACCCTGTTGAAAGATACTTAAGAAGTGTAAAAACAAAGCACAACAACCTTAAATAAAAACATGAAAAATACCagttgtaaaaaatgtttaaaaacaaaaatcattaaaGATTTGTAAAGTCCCAAATCTATCAGGAAAAGTTGGTTTTCTTCAAAGCGGTCATTTGGGTTGCTACTAAAACTAAAAATACGTCTTTTGAATAAATTACTATGAGTAAAGAGTCTGCCACATTCTTCAATCATTAATCTGATCGTCAAGTGCAGAATCTGTGTGGATCCTGCGAAAATTAGTGTAAGCACGATTCTAGTAAGCTGAACCATCCTCTGCTCCTTTTTTTCTCGCCAGTTATGAGCTGCCACGACAAGACAGACTCCTCTCCCCAACAATTTGTTAGGCTACAGCAGAAGCACCCTTTCCACCTACCACTCAAATATGAAATATGCATGTGCATAATAATATGGAGATTTTCTTCGCAAAGCATGGTCTTTTCTTCCTTAAAGCTATTCTGGATTAaaattaaacaacaaaattgtGGATGTCTTGTGTGCTTGTGTAGTGTAACCTCTGGGCGTGTCCCTCTTGGTAATTTGTGTAAAAATATCGTTGACTTCAGTACAAAACAAATTTGGAACGAGGAACATTAACAAAAAAACTAGGTAACGAACTAAATCAGATTACTTTCTGTCTGGGCAAGCAATCTGATACAGGAACTGAACGATGGTTCGTGTGGGTCGGCCAGTCATGCAGTCTTTCAGCAGATACGGCAGCGGGTTGTAGCGCGTCAGCATGCCCACATTGCGAATGTCCAGGTGGGCCCAATCGACGCAAGGGACCAGCTCGTGCAGAACGGCGGCAGCGATGCAGCTGGAGGCGGGACCACGTCCGCGGTTGCTGATGTCGAAAGTCTCGTTCGGCATGATCAGTTCCTTAAAGTAGCGCCACAGGGGGAGCCGCCAAATGCGATCCCCCGTAAGGGCACCGGCCTTCTCGAACTGCTTGTATAGAAAATTGGAGTTACTAAAAAACCCCGCGGCTGATCCTCCCAGCGCTGGGCAGACGGCATAGCCAACTGTTGCAACGTCCACGACCATGCACGGCTTGTATGCAGCCTGAGCGTAGAGCAAGGGATCGGCCATTGCCACCACACCAGCCTTGCTGACGTCCACGAAGCCAGGCTTGGCCGCCATTCCAGAGGACATGTTCTCGCACAATGGCAGCAGTGCCGTAATGTTTATGGACAGCGACAGGGCGGCACGGATGACGCCGACGCAGGCTGCTGCACCGGCCATGCAGCCGCGGTACATGGACAAACAGTCCTTGGGACGGAGGCAGAGACCCCCGCTGTTGAACGTCAAACCCTTGCCCAGCAGGAGGATTGGCTTGTCCTTGGGTGCGGTGCCGCAGTAGGCGATCTCCAAGATGATCGGCGGCTCGCAGCTGCCCTTGGCCACCATCAAGAAGCTGTTCAAGCTCTTGAACTCAATCCAGTCCATGCCACGTACCTCCACGGATAGCTTGCAGGGACACAGGGCATCCACCGCTGACTGCGAAAATATTGAGGGCGTCATCTGATTGGCAGGCGTATCGGACAGGCGACGTGCCACGTTCTGCGATTCGGCCTTAAACAGGCCACGCAGCCAGGCATCCGAGTCGGGAGAGTCGTACAAATCCAATTTGGGAATGTGTATGCGGGTCGGTAGGCACCGGCTAGTATGATAGCGCCAGACGGCCAAACAGCTCCCCTCGGCCGCCTGCTCCGGATACTCCATCGAGTCAACGAAGACATCTGTGCAGCCCTGCAGTTGAAGGACACGAGCACCCACGCTAGCAGCGACGCGAACGTTTTCCATTCCCTCGTCGATCATCTCCAGGTCGTTGAAGCCAGCACCCTCCTGTCCCACGCCGACCACGGCCGCCGCACGGAACTCCACATCCACGTTCATGAAGACTCGGCCTTTTCCCAGCCTCGCGTATGAGATCCGAGATCTTGCCCTGCACGCGATCGTCAAACTTCTCGCCGGATGGTGTCATCTTGGGCTGGCGGTTGCCCTCCTTGGCGTACACGCCCACCACAACGCCCTTAATAACCGAGTCGCATTTCTCGGCGTACTGCCGTCGCTGTCCCACACCTCTACATTTGCCCTGGGATGCGCATTGGATACGCCTGTACATCAAGCGTACAAAGTTCATCGCTTAATGATGAGTTACAAGACTTCACTTATTTTACAGACTTCCGAActaaattttgtttttatacccgatactcaaaatgagtattggggtatattagatttgtggtaaaagtggatgtgtgtaacgtccagaaggaatcgtttccgaccccataaagtatatatatttttgatcagcatcactagccgagtcgattgagccctgtctgtctgtccgtctgtccgtccgtccgtccgtccgtccgtccgtccgtccgtccgtccgtccgtccgtccgtccgtccgtccgtccccttcagcgcctagtgctcaaagactataagatctagagcaacgatgttttggatccagacttctgtgatatgtcactgctacaaaaatatttcaaaacttcgccccgcccacttccgcctccacaaaggacgaaaatctgtggcatccacatttttaaagatacgataaaaccaaaaacgcagaatcgtagaggatgactatatgttctagagtgtaaaatctcaaccagatcgtataattattatagccagaatcaagaaaacaatttcattctttctcgctctgtctctctctaacacacaggtttcatggtcggctttgccaattgcaaaatatgagttcaaggatctcagaacctataggagccagagcaaccaaatttggtatccacactcctgtgatatcggaccttgaccgtttcgtgtccaaatttcgccacaccccgttccgcccccgcaaaggatgaaaatctggggcatccacaaatctcagagactattaaggctagagtaaccaaatttggtatccgcacttttgttagatctcactataaaacgtatatctcagaatttcgccccacccccttccgcccccacaaaggacgaaaatctgttgcatccacaatattgcacattcgagaaaactaaaaacgcagaatcatagataatgaccatatctatcagattgctaaatgtgga is part of the Drosophila miranda strain MSH22 chromosome Y unlocalized genomic scaffold, D.miranda_PacBio2.1 Contig_Y1_pilon, whole genome shotgun sequence genome and harbors:
- the LOC117190189 gene encoding cytosol aminopeptidase-like, which encodes MNVDVEFRAAAVVGVGQEGAGFNDLEMIDEGMENVRVAASVGARVLQLQGCTDVFVDSMEYPEQAAEGSCLAVWRYHTSRCLPTRIHIPKLDLYDSPDSDAWLRGLFKAESQNVARRLSDTPANQMTPSIFSQSAVDALCPCKLSVEVRGMDWIEFKSLNSFLMVAKGSCEPPIILEIAYCGTAPKDKPILLLGKGLTFNSGGLCLRPKDCLSMYRGCMAGAAACVGVIRAALSLSINITALLPLCENMSSGMAAKPGFVDVSKAGVVAMADPLLYAQAAYKPCMVVDVATVGYAVCPALGGSAAGFFSNSNFLYKQFEKAGALTGDRIWRLPLWRYFKELIMPNETFDISNRGRGPASSCIAAAVLHELVPCVDWAHLDIRNVGMLTRYNPLPYLLKDCMTGRPTRTIVQFLYQIACPDRK